The proteins below are encoded in one region of Chelmon rostratus isolate fCheRos1 chromosome 21, fCheRos1.pri, whole genome shotgun sequence:
- the LOC121625119 gene encoding neurogenic differentiation factor 2-like, protein MLSRLFSEVLPDVQRLAADWVEDHENDDCKAKEDEHEPCHLGDDELDEPLEGSSRAESEMAGDDDEDDDAEEEECEDENSGDKPKKRGPKKRKMTAARVERSKVRRMKANARERTRMHDLNSALDNLRKVVPCYSKTQKLSKIETLRLAKNYILALGEILRNGKRPDVVTYVQMLCKGLSQPTTNLVAGCLQLNTRNFLTEQCPDGARFHMPSSPFSVHPYSYRCSRLSSPHYQPGTGAINLRSHSYGPGYEAVYPPGGTSPDYSSPDYEGQHSPPVCLNGGLSGRQQETSETDRNYHYSMHYSGLATSRPSHSLPFGPSGARSGGAHSENIPPFHDVHLHHDRAPPYEDLNAFFHN, encoded by the coding sequence ATGTTGAGCCGTCTGTTCAGCGAGGTGCTGCCGGACGTCCAGAGGCTCGCGGCCGACTGGGTGGAGGACCACGAGAACGATGACTGCAAGGCCAAGGAGGACGAGCACGAGCCCTGCCACCTCGGGGACGACGAGCTGGACGAGCCCCTGGAGGGCAGCAGCCGAGCTGAGTCTGAGATGGCCGGCGACGACGACGAGGACGACGACGCCGAAGAAGAGGAGTGCGAGGATGAGAACAGCGGAGACAAGCCCAAGAAGCGCGGCCCAAAGAAGCGCAAGATGACAGCGGCGCGCGTGGAGCGCTCCAAGGTGCGCCGGATGAAGGCGAACGCGCGGGAGCGCACGCGCATGCACGATTTGAATTCCGCGCTGGACAATCTGCGCAAAGTGGTGCCATGCTactccaaaacccaaaaactcTCAAAGATAGAGACTCTGAGGCTGGCCAAGAATTACATACTGGCCCTTGGGGAGATTTTACGCAACGGGAAACGTCCAGATGTGGTGACCTACGTCCAGATGTTGTGTAAAGGCCTGTCCCAGCCCACTACCAACCTGGTGGCAGGCTGTCTGCAGCTCAACACCAGGAACTTCCTGACTGAACAGTGTCCAGATGGAGCCCGCTTCCACATGCCCAGCTCTCCGTTCTCCGTCCACCCTTACTCCTACCGGTGTTCCCGCCTCTCCAGTCCTCACTACCAGCCGGGAACCGGAGCGATTAACTTGCGGAGCCATTCCTACGGTCCTGGGTACGAGGCCGTGTACCCGCCGGGCGGGACTTCACCTGATTACAGCAGCCCGGACTACGAGGGCCAGCACAGCCCGCCCGTCTGCCTGAACGGCGGACTGTCCGGGAGACAGCAGGAGACctctgagacagacaggaactATCATTACTCTATGCATTATTCCGGACTGGCCACGTCTCGACCCAGCCACAGCCTCCCCTTTGGGCCCTCGGGAGCGCGCAGCGGAGGTGCGCACTCGGAAAACATTCCACCTTTCCACGACGTGCACTTGCACCATGACAGGGCGCCCCCGTATGAGGATCTCAATGCATTTTTCCACAACTGA